A stretch of DNA from Gottschalkia acidurici 9a:
TATCAATTGGAGTAAGCTCAATAAAGACATATATAATAGAATATATCATAAGTGTATGATGGATAAGAATAATGTTTTTTAAAAACATTATACGGGGAGATTAATGTAAGTAAATGGAAAGACCAAAATGACATCAAAAGAAAGAATGTCTAGATACTTTGGAGGAAAAGAAATAGATAGACGTATCAATATATGACTATAGCAATAATGTGGATGCAATGATAGATGTGGAAGTGTTTTGTTACAATCATTTTTGAGAGGATAGAGCTTCAGTAAAAACAGGGATACATGAAATAGTAGAAGCTATAGGAAGTAAACTACGCTTTCTCCAGAATAGTCTTATATAGGCAGAAACCCCGTTTTAATCCACTCATCAGTAAAGTTTCTATTATAAAAATAATCTATCAATAAATATCCTATATAGAAACTACTTATTGTACTTGTATTATCTAGAAATTATATAATCAGATTTATACAATTTGAAAATAAAGAGATGTTTTATTAGGAGGTAAATATATGCATAAAGATGATCAAATGACACCGAATGAACGATTAACTGCATTTATGACAGGAAAACCTATGGATAGAATACTATCTATGCCAGTCACTTGCTCTATGTCAGGGCTAGCACTAGGAATGACTCATAAAGAAAAGAGAAGTACGGCTCTAAACGAAGCAAAAGCTCAGATTGCCTGTTACGAAAGGTTTGGAAGTGACTTAACTCTTATTGAATATGGATTACATGGTGTAGGTATAGCTTTGGGTAGTCAAATGAGTGATCCCGAAGATGCAGTGCCATCAGTTATAAAAAATGCTTTAGATGACTTAAATGATGTGGATAAGTTAGATATGTCTAAGTTAGAACTGAAAAATGATAAATCATTTCAATTACATTTGGAAGCTGCCAATATATTGATAGATAGATTAGGAAAAGAAGTTCCAACTGGAGTTTTAATATCAGGGCCTTTCACTGCTGCTGCAAGCGTGTATGGAACAGAAAAATTATTAAAGGCAACTAGGAAAAATCCTGAAAAATTGCATCAGCTGATTAAATTCTGTAATGATGGATTGAAAATGATTTGCAGGGAATTTATAAAGGCAGGCTGTATTATATTGCTATGTGATCCAATTGCATCCGGAACAATTCTTCATCGAAAACAATACTTAGAATTTGTTTTACCATATACTATAGATTTAGTTAAAGATATTCATAGTGCAGAAGGAATGATTTGCTACCATATCTGCGGGGATACAACATCAATCGTAGGAGATATGGTGAAATCAGGATGTGATATGGTTAGTATTGATAATAGAGTAGACTTAGAATATACAAAGCAAGTGATAGGAGATAAAGTTCCTATTCTTGGGAACATAGATCCAGTAGAAGTATTAACCCTTGGAAGCACTAAAGATGTGGACTTAGCGGTAAAAAAATGTATTCAAAAGGGATATGATAGTCCTTGTGGATATATCCTGGCATCAGGATGTGACCTTTCAGGAAATGTTCCTTTAGAGAATATTGATCAATTTATGACTTCTGCTAGAAAATATGGAAAGTGGCCATTAGATCCGAGAAACTTTTTATAGATTATATTAATAAATAAAGAATTACATATGTATGAAAATATAAATAAAGTTATTGAGTATACGGAAAGTTTTAATACTAAAAGTAAAAAATAGAGTTTAAAAATATAAGGGGGAAAAATAAAAATGTCAAAAGAAAAATTGTTTAATGATATAAAAGAATCAGTAATAGAAATGGAAGAGGAGGAAGTATTAGATCTTTGTAAAGAAGCTCTTGATAAAGGCATACCAGCATATGAAATAATAACAGATGGACTAATAAAAGGAATGGACGAGGTAAGTAGACTTTTCGAGGAAGAAGAATATTTCCTTCCAGAGGTTTTAATATGCTCAGATGCATTTAACGGTGGATTAGATATAGTAAAGCCATATCTTGATAAAAACAGCGGAGAAAAGCCTATAAAGATAGTAATGGGAGTTGTGGAAGGTGACACTCATGATATTGGAAAAAATCTTGTGAAAATAATGATGGAATCGGCAGGTTTTGAAGTGCATGATCTTGGAAGGGACGTTCCGCTTGATAAATTCATAGAAACTGCAGAAGAAATAGAAGCGGATATAATTGGTATGTCAACATTAATGACTACAACAATGGATGGTATGAAAACTGTAATAGACAAGCTAAGCGAAAAAGGTATAAGAGACAAGTATAAAGTAATGATTGGAGGGGGACCTATATCTCAACACTTTGCTAACATGATAGGTGCTGATCTTTATACTAGTGATGCAAGTGAAGCAGCAAGAAAAGCAAAGGAATTAGTACTTGTCGCACAATAGAAAATAAAGGGTTGAATAGAAAGGGTAATATAAATGAATGAAAAAGAAAGATTATTAAAGACGCTAAAGGGAGAAAAGGTTGATCGTCATCCTGTAATTTGCCCAGGGGGCATGATGAGTGCCTGTGTTACAGAGGTATTAGATGACGTAGAAGATGATCATAACTTAACCATAGATGGAATGGTCAAAGCTGCTAGAAATATATACAAAAAAACTGGATTTGAAAACTATGGTGTACCATTTGCAATGGTTGCAGAGGCTGAACTGTTAGGTGTTACTGTTGACTCTGGAACGAAGACTACAGAAGAGAGAATAATAGAATATAATAATGATGATTTAGATGACATAATTAATAACTATGACATAAATCCTAACGATTCACCGAGAATGAAAACTACAATAGAATCTATAAAGATATTAAAAAATGATAAAGTACCTGTTATAGGAAATCTGGTAGGACATGTTAGTACAGCAACTTCAATAGTTGATCCACTTGTGATATTTAAAAAGATAAAAAAAGATCCAGAAAAAGTTTATGATTTTTTTAAGTTTGTAAATAATATTCTAATTAAGTTTGCAGATGAAATGATAAAAGCCGGAGCAGATGCAATAGCAATATCAGATCCTACATCTACAGGAGAAATACTAGGTACTAAGAATTTTGAAAAATTTTCTGTACCATTCTATAAAGAGCTAATAAACTTTATTCATGATAAAAATACTCCAGTGATACTTCATATATGTGGAGATGTAAACAATATAATTGATGGACTAAGT
This window harbors:
- a CDS encoding uroporphyrinogen decarboxylase family protein; its protein translation is MHKDDQMTPNERLTAFMTGKPMDRILSMPVTCSMSGLALGMTHKEKRSTALNEAKAQIACYERFGSDLTLIEYGLHGVGIALGSQMSDPEDAVPSVIKNALDDLNDVDKLDMSKLELKNDKSFQLHLEAANILIDRLGKEVPTGVLISGPFTAAASVYGTEKLLKATRKNPEKLHQLIKFCNDGLKMICREFIKAGCIILLCDPIASGTILHRKQYLEFVLPYTIDLVKDIHSAEGMICYHICGDTTSIVGDMVKSGCDMVSIDNRVDLEYTKQVIGDKVPILGNIDPVEVLTLGSTKDVDLAVKKCIQKGYDSPCGYILASGCDLSGNVPLENIDQFMTSARKYGKWPLDPRNFL
- a CDS encoding uroporphyrinogen decarboxylase family protein codes for the protein MNEKERLLKTLKGEKVDRHPVICPGGMMSACVTEVLDDVEDDHNLTIDGMVKAARNIYKKTGFENYGVPFAMVAEAELLGVTVDSGTKTTEERIIEYNNDDLDDIINNYDINPNDSPRMKTTIESIKILKNDKVPVIGNLVGHVSTATSIVDPLVIFKKIKKDPEKVYDFFKFVNNILIKFADEMIKAGADAIAISDPTSTGEILGTKNFEKFSVPFYKELINFIHDKNTPVILHICGDVNNIIDGLSTVGADALSFDSCVNMRFAKSKISTKLMGNVSTQLLDIGTKEKIVSITENAILSGVDIVSPACGLSMSTSTESLRSMTDYIKGRNI
- a CDS encoding corrinoid protein, whose product is MSKEKLFNDIKESVIEMEEEEVLDLCKEALDKGIPAYEIITDGLIKGMDEVSRLFEEEEYFLPEVLICSDAFNGGLDIVKPYLDKNSGEKPIKIVMGVVEGDTHDIGKNLVKIMMESAGFEVHDLGRDVPLDKFIETAEEIEADIIGMSTLMTTTMDGMKTVIDKLSEKGIRDKYKVMIGGGPISQHFANMIGADLYTSDASEAARKAKELVLVAQ